gtaacatcacttgaagacaggcccactgaatcaacaatgAATAAAGCAAGCTTTATTAAAGAATGTAACATCACAGGACTGGAGGCAGTACTGGTGGAGAGAATAAAGATACAACTGATAGCAATTTTGAAGAACATTTCAAATTTTCTCTATAACACAATTATTTGGTACTTAGAGCCAACAAATAATTccgcagaagtgtgtcaagaaattgAAACTGGAACTCCTTCATACCCCTGGTTATACACCAGCATAACGCCTCATGGTGATTGATATTGTATCTTTAGCAAAAGTCACAAGTTTTCTACTTTTTAGTAATTCTCTGTGCTTTTGTCTACCTTTGTACATGCCATGAAAAATGCTTCAATAtatgttttgtatatatcagataAAGTCAGTTTATGTAGACAATCAAGAATTTTACAATTGTGTTTTCAGACTAGGAAGGCCCAGTCTGTATACTCCTCCTCCACTCACCCAACAGCTGCAGAGAAAATGCTCATCACCAAAGTGACTGCAATCTatgacagaaaagcagaggacgtTTTTGAAATTTCATCTTTTATagaatagaaaaatgtgaaaatcacTGCCACACCAAATCACAGAAACGGGTCTCATTCAGCTCCTGTAAATTTCCACCTGCCATTCACCCCTAATGGCTACCCCTCACTAAGAAGAGAGCTGGATTTCATATATTGATTGATTCATATATAATGAAACCACCTTGCCCAAACATTTAATAGCAGTTTTTAAAACAGGTTAACCAATAAAGTTGTGTGGTAGGCTCTTACAGTAGATAATCATTTACTATTGACTATTTACATGTATCAGTTTACAATTAAGGCTTCTGAAactgaataatttttttgcaaatctGTGATAAACTATCTGAAGAGTGCTCAGCCCCTAATGGAGATTTATGGGAAACATACAACACGAAGAGAACATTCGTTCCATTTCATTAATTTCCCAGTCCTTGTTGTGGGACCATGTGAAAAGCTAGAACTGCAACCTCAAAGCTGGGAAATTAAGCATTATACTGAGCCAATATATTCTATTCCAGGATGTCAGGTTTAACACCAGATTAGCAGACTTTAGATCAAACCCTTACACAGAGGTCATAAAAGAAACCTTTAATTATGTGGGGTGGTGAGAAAGAGTATAATTAAAAGAAGCTGTTAATATTGCAATGGAAAAAGTTCTTGACGGAGTAAATGGTGGCTCTTAAAAGAGCCGTTGGTGTCGATATTTTCACTGCTTACTTGCTTTTAGCTGGTTTCTCGGTCTTCTTGGGCAGAAGCACAGCCTGAATGTTAGGCAGCACACCACCCTGAGCGATGGTCACGCCACCCAGCAGCTTGTTGAGCTCTTCGTCGTTACGGACAGCCAGCTGCAGGTGGCGAGGAATGATTCTGGTCTTCTTGTTGTCGCGGGCAGCATTGCCAGCTAACTCAAGAATTTCAGCGGTCAGATACTCGAGCACAGCAGCCAAATAAACGGGAGCACCGGCGCCCACTCGCTCGGCATAGTTGCCTTTCCTCAGAAGCCTGTGAACACGGCCAACTGGGAACTGCAAACCAGCACGAGAAGAGCGAGTCTTGGCCTTGGCGCGTGTCTTGCCTCCGGTCTTTCCTCTTCCAGACATCTTGATATAAACGCTACAATTCTCTGCAACAGAATGAGCAAGGCAGCCGGCGTGGCGCTTTTATAAAGGCTCCCTTTTGGCGGGACAAACTGAAAGAATTGAGTGCTAATTTGCATGTTCTCGTACGTCACTCGACTGACCCCTGAACCGCTGTAAATAAcgtttaaacataaaaaataaatctccGAAATAAAAATTACAACGTGCCTTTTTGTTTTGATCGCAGCTGTGTTTTGCATGTGTGcatacacatacattttacacgTTAAGTTACACTTCCTGGATTTCATTGCATTGATATTACTGTACTTACTTCTAATATGTTACATCTATATTCATTCATGTTATTGCACCGGCTACCTGTAGTCTGACGTTTGAAAATTGCTTTGGCAAACGCGTTTGCTGTTTAGAAGGCTTTGTTATTCAAGGCTCTACACGGATAAAAAAAGAACTCTTTGAGCACGAAgtacagaaatcaaatcctggttttcttcaaattttcttaaataatgacaaaactgaggttctcctcattggtacaaaataaacattatccaaaactgatcatttttcttttgttattgataattcctctgtctccccttccccacagctgtcatccttgacagtacttaatcctttcagtcccacatcaataacatctcccagtctccatatttccacttgcgtaacattaatcgtaatCGCCcgtccctcactccccacaccactgctatccttgttcatagccttgtcacctctcgtctggattattgtaattcccttttctttggtctttctcacaaatctctttataagcttcaactttTCCAGAATTCAgatgcccgcatcattactagaacccccttcTATTCACCAtgtcactcccgttttgcagcagcttcattggcttccagttcagttccgaattcaattcaaaattctcctactaacttttaaggctctccacaacctcgcccctccatatctgtctgacctcctccatgttgccattccctcccgagcccttagatcctcttcctccatccacttgactgtccccttcgtccgtcttaccaactgaatgctctgctccccagctctggaactcactaccatctgagcttagaaatattgaatcattttcacttttcaaatctaaacttaaaactcatttgtttaagactgctttttctctttgattacaattgctctgtctgtttttaatttttgtattttacttttgtttataatctgtgttttgtctattgtttggtgtccttgagtgtttagaaaggtgcctacaaataaataaaatgtattattattattagcagtagtagtagtagtagtatatagAGTCATTCCGCATCGACTGCCTTGTAGCCCCCACATGAACGATTTTCGTGATTTCTCATTGTAAATCTCGAAATGAGTGGAGTTACAAAGCTGTTGCCgaatggcgcagtgggtagcgctgctgcctcgcagttgggagatctggggacctgggttcgattcccgggtcctccctgagtggagtttgcatgttctccccgtgtctgcgtgggtttcctccgggcgctccggtttcctcccacagtccaaagacatgaaggttaggtggattggcgattctaaattggccctagtgtgtgcttggtgtgtgggtgtgtttgtctgtgtcctgcggtgggttggcaccctgcccaggattgtttcctgccttgtgccctgtgttggctgggattggctccagcagacccccgtgaccctgtgttcggattcagcgggttggaaaatggatggatggatgccgaATCGATGAAGTAGAACTTTCATTACTTAAGTAAATAAGTACAATGTATTACATTCTttggcaatcctccgaataccggtcccaaattatttaacaactgttttcctatcgagtggacaatactacactgaaagccgcgaaaaaacatttattgtaagacaataagatgtatttccaatattttgtattaattccagcacaacagctgcaaGGTCTCTTAGTGGTAAAAGTAGTTATTATAATTCACTATGGTGTCCCAGCTGGTCAGACCCTCAAACAACATCACATGCTTCGACCTCACGTCATACAGCCAGAAgtacatcatcattattatcttgTCAGATGTCATGATGCAAccgatatttttaaataagtaagctggttataactaaccttattgctcccgctcctaaatattgtccactcgataggaaaacagttgttaaataatttgggaccggtattcggaggattgcccaTTCTTTAAATGACCgaaatttattttatacattattaaaCTACTGTCCATTCTCCCCCTCATCCCTGCTGATCGTGTCAT
This genomic interval from Erpetoichthys calabaricus chromosome 10, fErpCal1.3, whole genome shotgun sequence contains the following:
- the LOC127529354 gene encoding histone H2A-like, encoding MSGRGKTGGKTRAKAKTRSSRAGLQFPVGRVHRLLRKGNYAERVGAGAPVYLAAVLEYLTAEILELAGNAARDNKKTRIIPRHLQLAVRNDEELNKLLGGVTIAQGGVLPNIQAVLLPKKTEKPAKSK